The genomic region cttgtaaaatacttctttaaaatcgtgttgtttttgtttgccagATTTTACATATCTACCAGAGCCTAAAAACTATCCACTATCGTTTTCTTAGTATAGTGCACAACATTAAAAGCGCATCAAAATATGGTACATAATGTATACTGCTTATtctaaattttatgaaatttatctACAGGTAACTATCTTGAATTATAATTGGGCTCTCagttatcataaaattatacatattgcagCCTGGGCAGGTCATATGAGGCTCATTCAGAGTTGGGCCAGTGGTACCAGGGTTCATGATGggtgaatttattattttatacccaTGTGAAAGCCATAAGAAGAGATGATGCATTCCTTTGCCCCTCTTGTGGTGATAAGTAACTATAAAGTGACTGGATggcaaatatataaacatttaattacttttttaaaaataaaatacttgaaactgtaaaaaaacaagttatacaatttataatgaaaaatattgtgcaCAAACCTTTGTTGTGAAGTATAATTAATGGTCATGGTCAAAAACAGGTTGTATTtaggtcaaatacaacatgtgacaGCTGCCATTTTGgatgcaaaatgtaaacaacagaaGATTGAaacagatattattttttttgtttttttttcaaagatgaatgattgctttaaatggtatacacaaacatttatcttttattatcacttatttatgattgaaatgtaaataatccttaGGCAGTCGAAAACAGGTTGTTCCgggatacatgtatattaacttattaaaaatgGACATGTTAAGGTCCTTGCAAACATTCTTCATTCTTCATTATGCTAGTGACAATATCataacatatttgatatatttatttaataatagaataaaatattacaaaagtaaaacatcttttttttaaaatgtaatttctACTCTAGAACATATTTAATGAAGAACAATATTCATATTGTTTGcttcatttgtcatttaaacattcatataaTTACCAGTTATTGTTCAAGTTTACCATATCGGATTACTATTACACATGTGAAAACAATTAcaccttttttcaaaaatacaaaatattgagGTTTTATGTTTGTGTGAAACATTTCTAAGCCTGTATAAATGCTTGTTATGGTAAGGTAAATAATGCTTTCCTAACCTTTGTTTTCAACctataaaaaactttttttctgatcTTTTCAAAGACTAGTCTAAAacaatagacgtgttatacgaaattcttccaatccctaatgtctaaacgggtttgtgcaaaaaccgggtggttgaagaaaatattgaaattgtatttattgaagtattttatgtttatatggataataaaggttcatattcatattttaccatgtaagtgcaaagacattttgcacaaaacaagcattaaatacattaaaaaacatgagttacctttccaataaaacgaaacttgactgacacagacaacaattatgcaaatTGGAACAACTCGACCAATTCGTAATAACCtagccacctccgacaagcttcgagatagaccatgtatatacaattgtaacaactcggccatggccgaagtgttccgattgatgtaaaactgtgaactgcagccttgcaggtgcccttcatgtatatatcgttatgttttgacagaatgaaatgaagaaaaacctataaaactcataattattcgttggatatttattttttgtgtacggaactaatataaaataacactatctggtaatatttcttgtgtttatgatattttatagacgcaatatgctttaacccggaatcccgattgGAATAACtgcccacttttggtacaaaacaatttgtatgtgaaggatttcaaaaatcgtaaaaaaaatccgtcaacgtacaattatttcaACCATTCAAAGACATGCATGTGAATAGGTAACAACGacttcatatgaaatatataaaagaacagtattgaataattatgtcAATTCTTGGTTACCAAGTTACCTCTTGAATTTGCAGCCAAAGTCACAAATAAGAATATTCTCCAAATAAAGCAAAGCATTTATAGAGCTGTTGTAGTGACatcttgttgttttgttgtgCCTTTCAAGACATTTTTATGACCCCCTTTGAAgtagaggggtatattgctgtGCACATGTCAGTCGGTCGGTTGGTTGATCGGTCGGTCCGtgggtagaccaaagcttgtccgagtgatatcTAAGCAGTGCCTGGAtttatggtcatcaaacttgaaggttgggcctgaccagtagatgacccctattgcttttaggggtcatcaggtcaaaggttaaggccacagtgacctttaatggtaaatcaattttaaagcttgtctgagtgataactcaacaatgcctagacctatggtcatcaaacgtgccatggaggctgggcctgacaagtagatgacccctattgattttaagggtaattgggtcaaaggtcaaggacacagtgaccttgattgataaaaggttgtttgagtgataaccCCACAATAACTCCACCCGTGACCCACacacttgacttggaggttaagcctgaccagtagatgacccctattgctTTTGGGGCTTGtttgtgtgataacttgacactgcCTACACCCATTGCCCTCAGACTTGACATATAGGTTgggggtgaccagttgatgacccctatggattttgaggtcatagagtcaaaggtcatggttatAACTCATATTcgtcatatttatttattccctGCTGCTTAGATGATACATTTTATCTGCAGATATCAGTCaccatctgaacatgattaaaaactgcaCCTACTATCCCCagactttgaatggtcataatcttaaaactgccttaaaggcacccaatgtcaatgacaaagtcatttcggtccatgcatattttattcatttgtccaaataatcctgacaacatggcgctcgggggggggggggcataatgtttggcAAACATCTCATGATGTTTTCATTGTCAACGTCATATGTTTGTGAAGAAATGGTCTATAAAAATGTGATAATTTACGTGGCCGAACACTGAAAATAAGCTTGTTTTTAAGGTCGTTTATTTGTAGTAGTTTCTAACTAAATGAACGAAAATCGATCGCATACTTTAACTAAAATATTCGAATATAAGAGGCATAAAAGATATGGTGTATCAATTTGTATTGCCATTCTTTAATTCAGTAGTCGCAATatctaagggaagtaactctgtACAATAAAGAGTATCACTTTTGTATATGTCGAACGATTTTAAGGACATTAGtatgaagtatataacatttgtttattttttgaaacgGAGTGAAATACTCCATCCACCTATAGgaacataaaattcaaaatataccTAAATCTGTATACATATTTTCTATTGATACATATTGATTAGTGTTATGGTTAATATTAAACGAAGAGGAAACTAACACACCTTAAATTAGGATAGAAGTAAAATAATAGTAGGCTagtttttcattaatttctgtAAAGTTCTATGTTTTATGATACTCGGTGTCTACCTCTTTAGATATTGCCTATCAAATGCCCATCATGAGTTATAATTGCCGTTTCagctttcaaagaaatatatcttCGATTCTAATTTTTAGTCCCCACTTGGACGAatacataatgaaataattgtaaGTAATACGAAATCATCTGCAAACACTATTATAAATATAGGTAAAGTATCACTATCAGACTCAGTTTTTAACACCATTgattaataatagaaaaaaacacggCAAATAATGGCGCCCATTGTTTCAAACCGATTTATTGTTAATCATATTTGCTTAATACATACAACTTAGCATCCTTAATATAACAATACAAGCACATACTTATATAGAGTTTTAACTGATGTTGTTCACTAACATGCAGGGTCAGTGGTAAATAATGCGatgttatgaataattatatcaGTGTGGTTTGGCGTTTTGTTAATTCATTTGGTGTtattaaatatcttaatttctaAACAGTAATGGAAAAGAAATAACTTCGAAATCGAAGTCACACAGAATTTAATCATAATGATAGACGAGAAGAAATGTTATCCTCTAAGGCTACACCAATCTGTTTTCTTTTGATCTGCAGCAAGCTAGCGGAATACAAACACccgttttgttttaaaacaggaGCAGGgtcaaatgaaaaacattttttccaatgcatttgtaatatataaatgatttggATAAAAATATTCACTAATTTTGACTTTATCAATAAAAGGCCAttctgatatttaaaaaaatccttttggTCAAAAGTACAAGCTGTTGATTTGAAATCAAAGTGCATTtgctttttcataaaaaaatactcGCAGTAAtatcgttgttttttttcatttttgggaAGTcaaatttaatggaaaaaatggAAGACTTAATTTTTGCTCTGTCATTTGGCAATTATTTATGTTAACTTTTTGAGGTGTAATACAaggttgaataaaaaaatgaatcacTTATATTACTGGTATGAAACAAATTAAGTTGTTCGTATTTTAACAGAGTTAACATTCACCGTGTATGATCACTTTAGGTGCTGCCTTTTCTGGATTGGACACAGCTGTACGAGACGAACTGTTTTGTCCCAAATCCGTTAGCAGAGAGTTTTGATAGGCCTCTTCTCAATGAGGACTGCAAGGTAAACAAAATGCCATCAACATCTTCTATGAAAGTAAAACAGATACATAAagtattattgtttgtttccatgACGTACATTTTATATAGCTTGAATGGATCATAAAAACTACTTTTAATTAAAAGGATATACGAAGTTACTTATAAATCTTAATTCAATGCAATGTTATGGCATATGCTGgtacataatataaaacaacCTACAATATGTACCTATACGAGATAtcttaagtattaaaaaaagTCTCGATTTATTACCATTCAGTAcagcattttatatttaagactGCACCGAATTTAGTTGTgttgttatttcaaatgtagacattttataaattatatatattctgGCAGATTTGTTCGAATGTCTCGGAAGTGACGGTACTATTGGACACCTCAGAGGAAGATATAGCCAACCACTTTTCTGAAAGTGACATGCCGTTGGTTATACTCGGCCAAAATCTTCAACCAACAGTTTCCATGGAAACTCTGGCAGAGGTTGTTTAAGCGATATATTTTAGGTTACTTCAGAAAAGTATATAAGAAACATATGCCGCATGTAAAATTGTTCCACAACAATTGAGTGTAAGGCTCCATTTATGGAAAAGTAcgaacatttattacatttaaattttaataaaacattcagCTATGATTCCACTTATGTCTATGTTAAAGTAATATTCTGTTTGTTCTGGGTTCTGAATGACTTTACACTTTGAAAATCAGTTAGGGAAACCGACCCTCACGCAATCTAGTTCTGTTAACCTTCATGTTAAACTCATTTTTGCCATTATATCGTTTTCggtaaatgttttacattttcttatttgttcACAAAACCTTTTCAAATGAGAACgaaataatatggggtcaccatgtatccaaaattaatatattgGTGAGTCGAATTccttaagtatttttgtttgttatactgtACTTAACGATGGTTCTTCCCTCAACAGCTTTACTTAGACGAggaaaacatgaacatttacaCGAGTTGTGAATTTGCAAGCAGTCTTCCGATTAAGGAAGTGAGAAACCAGAGAGGTCTTTTATTGAAAGCACGtgcaaaacaaatacacaactTCTACGCATCATGGTGCGTACATGTTTACGAGCAGGATAAAACAGTTTTCGAATAACAATATTCATAAACTATAAAACGTCGTCCATTTTCAGTAAGTCGTTCTAGGTGCAATTAGGTGCATTGAccttatatatgtttgtatttacgTGTCTTCCTCGAATGCACCTGTTTTCTATTTAAGTATATGTTTGGTATTTTTTGTCCTTGCACTATCATGATACCTATTGGTACGGACTTATATACCGTTAGATATAACCATTATATGATAATAGTGCATCAAGAATAATCCTATTCAATCGTTCCAGGCAAAATTGCTTCACTGAAGCTGCAAAGACATTCCGGCAGCTGTACACGAAGCCAGAATTCCTACCTTCCGCATTAGAGCTCGACGCATCAAACTGGGTGTTTATATGTGAACAGTACACGGAACGCAAACTTATAAAggtgatgttttaaattatgtttagttGCGCATCGGTAATAAGTAAGCAAGTTGTTTGACTTTTAACTGGTTAAACTCTTATAACGCTGTTTTTCATACTCCTAATATATATCATTCTTCACAAGTGACACAACAGTTTCCCTTTTTTCGCAGATGCCTATGTTGGATCAATTTATGGTACTGCTTCAGTTGAACGGGGAACTAGAGTTAATTTTTACACCGCGACAACCGTGTTTAAACAACTGTACTCAACTGACAACAACTTTGGAAAAGGGAGCATCTTGTAAGTGTCTTGCAGTCTGTCACTTCCTTCTCGGGTTTaactttccatttttttcttcgaaTTTTACGTTAACACTACTCTGAAACTGCATTTTTTCAAACCAATGACTAAACATTCTTATCAGGTTTACTTAATTAAAGTTTGATTTTCTCTCTTCAATAGGCAAAATTACACCCATCAGGAAGGAACATATATTGTTACAATTGTTATAAATCACAGGAGTTTGAAGCAGTGGCATTTTGGCTCTGTTTAAAGTTACTTTTGACTAGCAAATCCTAGTCTGAATGGGTGGAAGTTCCCTGTATGTTTAAGAATAACGGTCCCCTCATTTCAACACACATACACAGGTCCTGTATAGTATTGAATCATTGAAGGCATACTCACTATTATTGTTAATTAGAGGCATTTCAtcaaacaaaacagttactcAGTTAAACCTGCGCATACTCGATCACAgcaaataaatgatatgatatatgCTTTCAGACGCCTATGTGCAAGATAGCTAATTGCTCATAGTCAAAGAAACGGTTCTACGTATGCTGAGCATATCAGAAATCCTATGGAATTGTTCAAAACATCGAGTGCGAAATTGTTCATTGACCCGTGCCGTTGTCCACTTGGTGTTAAATATTCTTCTATTTCAGTGATGGTGACCGACTTCTTGTACGACATTGAGTATGTAACTTGTCTTAGTGGAAGCAGCCTGACTGTCGGACTGGCCGGAAGAATTGATCTCTGACACGCGTCATGTCCGCTGCGTTATGCAGGTCTAGAGAACATTTAAGCTCAGCAATTGTATCTCTTGAATTTGAATTGTTTGTGTATAGCGGaaattttaatatacatgtatatgtttactttCAAGCAAGAATAAACcttatacacattttattttaacattgtcCTTGCTTTAAGAATGTATTCTCAATTAAACCCCCCCGAAATATATTGTTGAGAAATGGGAGAGCACATAGCTAAACGGGAAATGTTACGTAATTCGCTTGCTGCCCTTGAGGATATTCAAATTTCGTCTGCTGCAATACTGCATAATGTATTTTATCGGGTTTTGCGGCAGCTATTAGCATAATATAACACAATATGCATGCACTGCGTATGCACAACTTGTAACATGCTCTAATTCTCAAGAAGAGCAGGGTTTGTTGATTGTAGGTGAACCAAAATTCACCGAGATAAGGGAACCTGCGACCCGCGCTGTTAAAAGGTCGACAAAAACTGACGTTTTTGCATTACAATAACAGTTCTTATAATGTGCAAGTGGAAGTAAAGATGAGAGAAAGTAAAAATATCACAAGTGCGAAGTCAATAATGttacattataatgtttatagaCCTAATTATAAAAATGTGGTATAATAACATGCTTCTGTTTGTTGGTTTGATCGGAGTTATCGCCTTCTCAGTTGgtaagtttattttataatgaggATATTTTGAAAGAAGAAATACAACTTAAATGTAGAACGATTTTAACAAAAACGTACTGACACTTCTTAACCTTCCCTGCCAGTAAGGTCTTAAAAGCAAGATGGCGGATTAACGGTTTATGTAGGTCACGAAGGTTTACTGTTCTTATCAACAAAGGGAAAATGAAACCATGGCTTCCAACAGCGGCGTAAAATGGGCATTCATGtgaatattgtttgtatttgccTTAAAATGATGTCAGTATATGTGTAAGCACtgatttaatacaaatttaaaattgaaaatccaTATTGAATATTATGGAAGGACTTGTCGACGCGGTTGCTCAGGGATTTATTTGTCATTTCACTGGTTTCATGTTCATACGCCTGAAAGGGATGAAGgaagtttgttatattttaattaatttcattgcTTCAAATTACAATTCAAAGTACATCGTTAAACTACAGACCTCtgacatatcttttaaaaagggGATTTACCTCGCAGAATTAGTTCATCTTTCTTGAAAAGATCCTTGATTTAGTTTAATACGTCATAGGTTTTTAAATATAGTGCATATGAATCTATATTCAACactgttcagaacttttttctgtttttattattatttcgtcTCGCAAATAAATTTGATGCACAACCTTGAATAACACATTACAGttcttatttgaaatatatatttagaatgGAGGTTATCACTAGCGGATCTAGGAGGCAAGGGTGAATACCGCGCCCACACCCCAAATTGCCcggtttttattttacaatattggaggacaaatgaataaaaatcacaaaaatgaaCCATTTCGGACTAAAATTAGCCAAAGTCAGGGAGGGCGTTCATTACATTAAAACCATATTATAATTCGTTTCGGTTTcgcattttgaaatttaagttaATTACGTCCCAAATGCTTGACCGCCCCTGATTACTCAAAGCATTTGAAGAATGCTTATTTCTGGGGGAGTATTTCTATCTTTTTTATAACCGCCTAACCACTAGTTATATGTTTTCATTGACCAGTTGAAGTTGTTCATCCctatatttattaattagacaatttcaatttataaatagtttGCGCTTGATCTCGTGTGACGTCGTGTCCCTCTTTCAGTATATGTGAGATAGGCTTTTATTTCCCTCCAGTCAGGAACAAGCAATACTTATATACAAGATAAGACACAAACCTTCGGGCATATATACATCACATGCACACACCGTTGATAGTATGTAATAAGatcagaaataatattttgtaattgataaagtttatatttacaaaaaatcgAAAAGCTGATTTATGAGGCTGCAACTGCAGAATATACAAGAAGCTAGATTGAAAGCGAAATTCTAGCTTCCAACCAGCATCATATAAAGTTACAATaacttatttaatcattaaagcTTGTGTGGGCTGAAGTAAATAGGTACGTGaagcaaaacaattaaagtTCGATACATTACAATAGAGCCTGTGTCAAGTAATGCTACAGAACATGCTCATGGTTACAGTGTAGACTGCTGAAAACTGGAAGTTTCCATCGCAGTTTGTGGACAACACCCTTCTAGTCCCATAGGTTGGTAGAAGTAATTCTTAATGTTTAGAAGTCCACATGCACTTGCAGGTGCGGATCCAAAAATGATGTTAGatggggcgtaacttagggacACAGCCTTATCACTTTCGACCCTCCCCCCAAAATcgaaatttaaatgttataaaatattggcAGGCGGGTTGGGGGTACTCCTTACAGACAatttgagcgtattttattgcttttgtctcttattttcacataaaaagtcaatttaagtgtgtgtgtgggtgggggggggggggggagacgCCGGGTCCACCCCCTCCCTGCTGATGGCCTaatgtgttataaataatttaattcaattatctttattttttaccaatttaaaaaaaaaatcagaatcgAATgggaaagaaagaaaataacgACAACACACATACACCATTATATACAAGGTATATTCAACGACGTTCTTTAAGAAGCTTACATTGCAAAGGTTTCATAAATTCATAGTATTGTTTATAgcaagaaaatgtgttgactttcGACTCAATCTTTaacttgtatatgtatgttgtttatttattacttgatacaatgtgttataaaataaatactgtttaaaccgaGAAGTTTCGAGATATAATCTGTTACAATCTAATTACTATGTCGTTATTGTAATGCATGATAAATGTGCCGCCACTTGACTACATACATTCGCATCTAACACATTTGCCGGTGAACCATAATGATATATTCAGACAGTCATGttgaatgaaaattgtttcattaGAGAAGTCCTTGAAAATATTTGACGTCTACTTGCAGTAAGTTTTCAGTAATATTTTCATCCAGTTCGGCAATGTCACAACATAACTTCcatgttaattgttttgttacttgaaaatattacatatataagGGAAAAATTGTCGCCACAAGCACAATGTGTTCGATAAAAAAAGTGCGAAGAATTGAAATTCGCCAATTcctaaaataaaatttgcaaaataactCTCGTGAAGCTAAATTACATCAAGCACATCTGTGAATACCACATACTTTAAATGTGCCCATGCATGCTTTGAAATCATAGTAGGTGTAAAGATTACAAGGTGAGGTTCAGCTTTGTATCAGCGAGAACTTTGAAGTTACGCTGGGATACTTGCCTGTTTCGagattttgtaaaatacatataaagggAAATATGGACAGGGAATGCACTATTATGAAAGTACTTTCAAACTAATTTTTACTGCAAAATAATGATAACCGAGtatttacttatataaatataaggcgatatttgaaattgaactcAAAACGACTAAACAAAATCTACATATCAAGGCCATATTTTTCATTGCTCAGTTGTGTGAACACAATCAAATTCGCTTGTAGATTAATGTACACGAGAGCTTTTGTAAATTTTCTCATAACTTTTGAGTCATGCATTTTAAATACGTGTCACCATTTTTAATAGCAATGTATTGCATATTGAGTTTGAATGTACATCAGTCTTTTTAATATCTctttaaagcattttcataCACTAACTGAAATGCCTTAATTATATGATATGTATTGCCAGTGCCATAGTTTATATAGTCAATGTTGTCAAGCACGCCCTGGTTCTGCTGAGCAGGCACATAGGGATCGTTTTGCCCGATGTCGTCGTCCAAACCTTGTAACCATGTTTATTGGCATAATATATAATTGACTGACTTCGACCAACAGCGAGTCAACAGCACGTTTACACTATTTTCTAGCCTTGACCAAATACACGCTGTCTGCCGTCTTGCTTCAGCATTTCGTATCCAATATTTACCAAACttgattataatgtttatagGCATAATGTATCGACGGAGTTCGATCATTTGCACGATGGACTTTAACTATAAAGATATGATCCttgatttatgaaaaaatgaccGAATTCACAATCCAttctttaacttaaatatttcttaatcaaTATTTCAATGGGCACAATTCCTTCAGTCTTGTCAATGTGCGAGGAACAGCCCGAACGCACCATTAATTctggagttatggcctttgattTGTCAACATTTAACCAAACTTACGTCGACTTCTTCCTTAAATACCTTATCAATGCTCGTGTCACTTGTAAAGGCAACATATATGTGTTCCTATCGGCTGAGGCGGCGGCGTCAGCAAAACCTTGTGCAGAtaataacttaaattttaagTACCCATTCATGATGACACTTTTTGACAGTGTTTGTAGGCGTTAAGTCATTGTCAAGACCAAGTATGCGGTGAATTTCCACCATCTTTTGCACCAATATACAACCAATATttttagccaatgaaattgcagataggcaatcattaagtactaggcttaggGATCATTacgaatttcaactttcgcggggttttaaaggtcacactttctgtgtcagattttgcgttgacaatgtgtcagtcAATCAGGCTGTGTTTTAAGTCAGAAAGATGattacgctcactccgcccattctttatcattaatatttgacttcatgtcatctaactattacataacgtcgtattttacaatacaatatagtTGCTCCAACACTTGTACATACTAACTTAATTATCATCCACGATTCAGCCTAGTGACCGTGTTTGCGGCATAGTGTCTTCATCTTCTAACGGGAAATAAATCTCTCAAGTGACACCACAGCTGTGCCCCTTCTACATTCAATGCAGTTGGCTTACTTTTTTATTGGATATATTGATCCCTTtacattaaaattgatattataaGTGGTTTGAATATGATAGGTCGCTGCAAACATGCAACACTTCCATTTTCGCGGAATGCTAA from Mya arenaria isolate MELC-2E11 chromosome 3, ASM2691426v1 harbors:
- the LOC128226311 gene encoding uncharacterized protein LOC128226311, with protein sequence MDDPNAEVNVNNDENVAELENELQTLYLNCLESHKTAVQIKSAAKPFLQTPSTMPGSNGKITLLKFVVLPVVMILLGGLLSNQSCNQFMKHSFRRTIIHVLPFLDWTQLYETNCFVPNPLAESFDRPLLNEDCKICSNVSEVTVLLDTSEEDIANHFSESDMPLVILGQNLQPTVSMETLAELYLDEENMNIYTSCEFASSLPIKEVRNQRGLLLKARAKQIHNFYASWQNCFTEAAKTFRQLYTKPEFLPSALELDASNWVFICEQYTERKLIKMPMLDQFMVLLQLNGELELIFTPRQPCLNNCTQLTTTLEKGASLMVTDFLYDIEYVTCLSGSSLTVGLAGRIDL